CCTCTTCTATTGCGTCTTCCACTCCTGTTAGCTTTACGATCTCCTCCGCCTTTTCTTTCATCTCCTCTTTCCTTACTTTCATGCCCCTGATTATTATGTTAttccttctctcttctctctcctTTCTCTCCCATTTCTTTTCTAGTTCACTCAGCTTCTCGCCGACCTTCCCGCCTCCTgtctcttcctttcttttctccaCCTCTTCCTGTATAGTTTTTCGCATTTTCTCTTCGATCTCACTCCACCTTGTCGCCTTCTCCTCTCTCTTCTCTATCTCctcaattttctttatcagTATTTCTATCTTCccttccatttctcttttttgcTCATCCCACCTGTGTTCTCTCCTCAGTGCTTCTTCCTTTACTTTCTCTATATCTTCTCTTACTTCCTTTCTTAGGTCTCTTATATTCTCTTCCACCCTTTCCATTTTGCCTCTCAAATCTCTTCCTAAATCTTTTATTAACTCCTTTATTTCGCCAAAtcctccttctccttctctttctccttctcttctttcttgtttcttttctGGTGATCTCTCCGTCACGCTGCTTTCTTTGAACATCCATCCGCTTGTTCTCCtccttccttcttcctcttttcctCTCGTTGTCCCCTCTTCACTTccttcctctctttttcttttccagaTTTCCTCTAGATTTGACATGCTTCCCATGCTTTGcttcctttctcttctcaGCACCTCTAAGTTCGAGGGTCTGCCtctttttccccctttttccCATTTTCCGTCTTCCTCGCACCCCTCCaactctttcttttcctttgtcTCACCTTCCATTCCCGCCTCTCCACTCCTCTTCATCGCTCCCTCCTCTTCCTTACCGACCATCCTATCACCTGTGGTCTCCTCTCTCCCGTCTCTCCAGGTGTCGCCCGTTTCCGTCTCCTCTATCACACCGCCCCCTGACTCTCCCCTCAAGATTCTAACCTCACACTTAATCGGCTCACTTATTGTCGGTTTTTCTTCTCTATTTCCctgcttttctttcttccttcacCACCACTCTTCCCTTTCCCTATCCACTCACACTCTCTATCACACTATCGCTTTATACTCCACTTTTCTATCTTTCACGCTCTAAACTCGCTCTGCTTAAATAACCCCGTTCGCACGTGACCGTTACCCAGCAGGGAatccatgtagatatagtaataattgtatattacatatctaatgtagatatagtaataacgatactgttattatatgtacattgatctgtgggaaggtatcagtatattacattgtatcccacgtagatatagtaataatgatattgttattgaatgtacattggtctgtgggattaaatcagtatattaaatttcatctgatgtagatatattaataatgatattgttattaaatgtacattggtctgtgggattaaatcagtatattaaatttcatctgatgtagatatagtaataatgatattgttattaaatgtatattacatatctaatgtagatatagtaataacgatactgttagtatatgtacattggtctgtgggaataaatcagtatattacattacatctgatgtagatatattattaatgatattgttattaaatgtatattacatatctaatgtagatatagtaataacgatactgttattatatgtaaattgatctgtgggaagatatcagtatattacattatatctaatgtagatatagtaataacgatactg
This genomic interval from Osmia bicornis bicornis unplaced genomic scaffold, iOsmBic2.1, whole genome shotgun sequence contains the following:
- the LOC114881641 gene encoding golgin subfamily A member 6-like protein 22, whose translation is MVGKEEEGAMKRSGEAGMEGETKEKKELEGCEEDGKWEKGGKRGRPSNLEVLRRERKQSMGSMSNLEEIWKRKREEGSEEGTTRGKEEEGRRRTSGWMFKESSVTERSPEKKQERREGEREGEGGFGEIKELIKDLGRDLRGKMERVEENIRDLRKEVREDIEKVKEEALRREHRWDEQKREMEGKIEILIKKIEEIEKREEKATRWSEIEEKMRKTIQEEVEKRKEETGGGKVGEKLSELEKKWERKEREERRNNIIIRGMKVRKEEMKEKAEEIVKLTGVEDAIEEVKEVGSIERGKEVRMMLIKIKSSELKRRIMENKKALKGREERIEEDLTWAERKIQWTLRKIGREEREKGKYIWVDHGKIRIEGKWWKWDEEKGMLVDWVGRERKETQRGGQRTGEEEQGT